In Lewinellaceae bacterium, a single window of DNA contains:
- a CDS encoding PD40 domain-containing protein: MNIKPFFFLILATGLVACGSRLKDSGAARQPQYRIAYNVLADPEADDYEIFTMNPDGSGKKNISNRQGLEWTYYAYRDKILFISDRDTCRRCCYILYEMDSNGGNGRKVSDICLADSWMSSRKNGAELIVTPHPSVDSAFYIINLQGKVLDKLYTGLPFSGDPLFVNGGKQVVFRGGLTKSKLIDGFNEELYLINMDGTGRRQLTHYPKGDTTAGKFGYHAGTPVEHPAEHFISYQSKQNGKYSLYAVTLDGQKHWKLTDNSQNEGWHAWSPDGRWLAIELFDDEQTQFHIGLMDWRTKEMKILTDTAYQYQQAPVFVGY; encoded by the coding sequence ATGAATATTAAACCTTTTTTCTTTTTAATCCTGGCTACCGGCCTCGTTGCCTGCGGCAGCCGGCTCAAGGATTCGGGCGCCGCCCGGCAACCCCAATACCGCATCGCCTACAACGTGCTGGCCGACCCGGAAGCCGACGACTACGAGATTTTCACCATGAACCCGGACGGCAGCGGCAAAAAGAACATCAGCAACCGCCAGGGCCTGGAATGGACGTACTACGCCTACCGGGATAAAATCCTGTTCATATCGGACCGGGACACCTGCCGGCGGTGCTGTTATATCCTGTACGAGATGGATAGCAACGGCGGGAATGGCCGCAAGGTATCCGACATCTGCCTGGCGGACAGCTGGATGAGCAGCCGGAAAAACGGGGCGGAGCTGATCGTCACCCCCCATCCCTCGGTGGATTCCGCTTTTTACATCATTAACCTTCAGGGGAAAGTACTGGACAAATTATACACCGGCCTGCCCTTTTCGGGCGACCCGTTGTTTGTCAACGGAGGGAAACAGGTCGTTTTCCGGGGCGGGCTGACCAAATCCAAGCTGATAGATGGCTTCAATGAAGAACTCTACCTCATCAATATGGATGGAACCGGCCGGCGGCAGCTCACCCACTATCCCAAAGGAGACACCACCGCCGGCAAGTTCGGCTACCACGCCGGCACCCCGGTCGAACATCCGGCCGAACACTTCATCAGCTACCAAAGCAAGCAGAACGGCAAGTACAGCCTCTACGCCGTCACCCTGGATGGCCAAAAGCACTGGAAACTCACCGACAACTCCCAGAACGAAGGCTGGCACGCCTGGAGCCCGGACGGCCGGTGGCTGGCCATCGAGCTGTTCGACGACGAGCAAACGCAGTTTCACATCGGGCTGATGGACTGGCGAACGAAGGAAATGAAAATCCTGACGGATACGGCGTATCAGTACCAGCAGGCACCGGTGTTTGTGGGGTATTAA
- a CDS encoding DUF1761 domain-containing protein, with the protein MMINHWAVLACAVFNMLLGAAWYSPALFYQAWKQENGLTDEDIQKASPMKMYGLGFLLAYLMSYNLAFFLGDAGTDWQWGTMAGFLAGFGWAAAIFTSIALFEQKSWRYILINGGYIIIYFTVIGFILGVWR; encoded by the coding sequence ATGATGATCAACCACTGGGCAGTGCTGGCCTGCGCCGTCTTTAACATGCTGCTGGGAGCGGCGTGGTATTCGCCGGCCTTGTTCTACCAGGCCTGGAAACAGGAAAACGGCCTGACGGACGAGGACATTCAGAAAGCCAGCCCGATGAAAATGTATGGCCTCGGGTTTCTGCTGGCCTACCTGATGTCTTACAACCTGGCTTTCTTTCTGGGCGACGCCGGCACGGATTGGCAATGGGGAACAATGGCGGGCTTCCTCGCCGGTTTCGGATGGGCGGCGGCCATTTTTACCTCCATCGCTTTGTTTGAACAGAAAAGCTGGAGGTATATTCTCATTAACGGAGGCTATATCATAATTTACTTTACAGTTATTGGCTTCATCCTGGGGGTATGGAGGTGA
- a CDS encoding DUF4199 domain-containing protein has protein sequence MKKIAIKYGLLMLAGFTAFFLIMHLLGHSQNYNLRIFNGIIHIGLIALAIREYRKAEPEGLSNYISGVAMGIYASLIGVVGFTIFMVLYLSADPALMASIQASIPIGEYFNPITASLFILVEGVAVSLIGSYIVTRIIDMNMAGDKAWERFRR, from the coding sequence ATGAAAAAGATTGCCATCAAATACGGTTTGCTGATGCTTGCCGGATTCACCGCATTTTTCCTGATCATGCACCTACTGGGCCATAGCCAGAACTACAACCTGCGTATTTTTAACGGCATCATCCATATCGGGCTGATCGCCCTCGCTATCCGGGAGTACCGCAAGGCCGAACCGGAGGGCCTTTCCAACTATATATCCGGCGTAGCGATGGGGATTTACGCCTCTCTTATCGGAGTGGTCGGCTTTACCATATTTATGGTGCTTTACCTCTCCGCTGATCCGGCATTAATGGCCTCTATTCAGGCCTCCATTCCCATCGGAGAATACTTCAACCCGATAACGGCCAGCCTGTTTATCCTGGTGGAAGGGGTGGCTGTAAGCCTCATCGGCTCCTATATTGTCACGCGCATCATCGACATGAATATGGCCGGCGACAAGGCCTGGGAGCGGTTTCGGAGGTAG
- a CDS encoding TonB-dependent receptor, which produces MLRLISLLAFFLFAASNLFAQGGIIKGKVTDAINNEPIAFANILVLGTDKGMTTDVDGNYEIGGLQPGLYDIRATYVGYNEQTAYEIQVTNSKPAVVNLKLEEAAQNLEEVVVKASPFRKTEESPVSLRTIGVAEIQRNPGANRDISRVVQSLPGVTTSASFRNDLIIRGGAPNENRFYLDDVEVPNINHFATQGASGGPVGLINVNFIREVDFFSGAFPANRGNALSSVLNFRQRDGRDDRLGGNFMLSATDIGLTAEGPVGEKATFLLSARRSYLQFLFKALGLPFLPTYNDFQAKVKYRIDKKNELTFIGLGAIDQFELNLEANDDEEQQFLLDQLPVSPQWNYTNGLTYKHYGENGFWLFVLSRNMLNNEAEKYDQNDDSSEDNLILRYKSQEAENKLRAEHTVRLGDYKFNYGAGYEYVKYNNRTFNRIFTSAGPQTVNYFSEFGLNKYAFFAQGSRKLADERLVLSLGFRMDANSYSKEMNNPLEQFSPRFSLAYALTERLSFNFNTGIYYQLPPYTILGYQEDGVFVNKQNGIKYVRNNHLVAGLEFNTAANSRFTVEGYYKYYNDYPFLLRDSLTLANLGGDFGVVGNEPAVPRSDGRSYGLEVLFQQRLFKGFYGIAAYTLGWSEFEDKNGVFVPSSWDARHIFSLTAGKRFGNNWEIGMNWRYQSGLPSTPFSDVSSLALNWDVNGRGIPNYNLLNVNRNNASNTIDIRIDKKWFFDKWSLNIFLDIENITGNAVGNEQLILDRPLGEDGRPIGDGVIVNPDAPAGQQRYRLKTINDATGTPLPSIGLMVEI; this is translated from the coding sequence ATGCTTCGTTTAATCAGTTTATTGGCCTTTTTCCTATTTGCGGCCAGCAACCTTTTTGCTCAGGGAGGCATCATAAAGGGAAAGGTAACGGACGCCATCAACAACGAACCCATCGCCTTTGCCAATATCCTGGTGCTGGGCACCGACAAGGGCATGACCACCGATGTGGACGGCAACTACGAGATCGGCGGGCTGCAGCCCGGCTTGTACGACATCCGCGCCACGTATGTCGGTTACAACGAGCAAACGGCATACGAGATACAGGTGACCAATTCCAAGCCAGCCGTCGTCAACCTCAAACTGGAAGAAGCTGCGCAGAACCTGGAGGAGGTGGTGGTCAAAGCTTCACCTTTCCGAAAAACCGAAGAGAGCCCCGTTTCGCTGCGCACCATCGGGGTAGCGGAGATACAGCGCAACCCGGGCGCCAACCGCGACATTTCTCGGGTGGTGCAGTCGCTGCCCGGCGTCACCACTTCGGCTTCTTTTCGCAATGACCTCATCATCCGCGGAGGCGCGCCCAACGAGAACCGCTTTTACCTGGACGACGTGGAAGTGCCCAACATCAACCACTTTGCCACCCAGGGCGCTTCCGGCGGGCCGGTGGGCCTGATCAATGTCAACTTCATCCGGGAGGTGGACTTCTTCAGCGGCGCTTTTCCCGCCAACCGGGGCAACGCCCTGAGCTCGGTGCTGAACTTCCGGCAGCGCGACGGCAGAGACGACCGCCTGGGCGGCAACTTTATGTTGAGCGCGACCGACATCGGCCTGACGGCGGAAGGGCCGGTTGGAGAGAAGGCTACCTTTCTGCTCTCCGCCCGCCGTTCTTACCTGCAGTTTCTGTTCAAGGCGCTGGGGCTGCCCTTCCTGCCGACCTACAACGACTTCCAGGCCAAGGTCAAATACCGGATCGACAAGAAAAACGAGCTGACGTTTATCGGGCTGGGCGCCATCGACCAGTTCGAGCTGAACCTGGAGGCCAACGACGACGAAGAGCAGCAGTTCCTGCTCGACCAGCTTCCGGTGAGCCCGCAGTGGAACTACACCAATGGGCTCACTTATAAGCACTACGGGGAGAATGGTTTCTGGCTGTTCGTCCTCAGCCGCAATATGCTGAACAACGAAGCGGAAAAATACGATCAGAATGACGACAGCTCCGAAGACAACCTCATCCTCCGCTATAAATCGCAGGAGGCGGAAAACAAGCTGCGCGCCGAGCATACGGTGCGCCTGGGGGATTATAAATTCAACTACGGAGCCGGTTACGAGTATGTGAAGTACAACAACCGGACCTTCAACCGCATCTTCACCTCCGCCGGGCCGCAGACGGTCAATTACTTCTCGGAGTTCGGCCTGAACAAGTACGCCTTTTTCGCCCAGGGCAGCCGAAAGCTGGCGGACGAGCGCCTCGTCCTTTCCCTGGGCTTCCGCATGGACGCCAACAGCTACTCGAAGGAGATGAACAACCCCCTGGAGCAGTTCTCCCCTCGTTTTTCTCTGGCTTATGCCCTTACTGAGCGCCTGTCTTTCAACTTCAACACGGGCATTTACTATCAACTCCCGCCCTATACCATCCTGGGCTATCAGGAAGACGGCGTTTTTGTCAACAAGCAAAATGGAATAAAATACGTGCGGAACAATCACCTGGTGGCAGGGCTGGAATTCAACACGGCGGCGAACTCCCGGTTTACGGTGGAAGGATATTACAAATATTACAACGACTACCCCTTTCTGCTGCGGGACAGCCTGACGCTGGCCAACCTGGGCGGCGACTTCGGCGTGGTGGGCAACGAGCCGGCTGTGCCAAGGTCGGACGGGCGCAGCTACGGGCTGGAGGTGCTCTTTCAGCAGCGCCTGTTCAAGGGTTTCTACGGCATTGCCGCCTATACGCTGGGCTGGAGCGAATTCGAAGATAAGAACGGTGTGTTCGTGCCCTCTTCCTGGGATGCGCGCCACATTTTCAGCCTGACGGCGGGCAAGCGTTTCGGCAACAACTGGGAAATAGGCATGAACTGGCGCTACCAGTCGGGGCTGCCGTCAACGCCCTTCTCCGATGTTTCTTCCCTGGCGCTCAACTGGGATGTCAACGGCAGAGGAATACCCAACTACAACCTGCTGAACGTCAACCGGAATAACGCCAGCAACACCATCGATATCCGCATCGACAAAAAGTGGTTCTTCGACAAGTGGAGCCTGAATATTTTCCTGGATATAGAAAACATTACCGGAAATGCGGTGGGCAACGAACAGCTTATCCTGGACCGCCCCCTGGGGGAAGATGGAAGGCCCATCGGCGACGGGGTGATCGTCAACCCCGATGCTCCGGCCGGCCAGCAGCGCTACCGCCTCAAGACGATCAATGACGCAACGGGCACGCCGCTGCCGAGTATTGGGTTGATGGTGGAAATTTAG
- a CDS encoding glycerate kinase — protein MKILIAADSFKDALPALEVCQAIARGLQRALPQAEPILFPMADGGEGTAGILTFHSRGQWIEKEVNDPLFRPITAGYGLSGDGRTAFIEMAAASGLPLLKEEERSALKTTTFGTGELILDAIQRGVQRIMLGIGGSATNDAGIGMAAALGYRFFDENGERLPATGENLARVSTVDSGHLKARLEGLEVEVLCDVDNPLFGEKGAAHVYAPQKGANPEGVAILDDGLRHFAQLLEHKFGKDFAHIPGAGAAGGLGAGAMAFLGGRLRPGIEAVMDYTRFEDQLEGVQIVFTGEGKVDSQTLHGKLIYGITRRAKAAGVPVVALCGALLASPEDVDAIGLKAAFSIQNRPASLETALKETAEGLERTAFHIGRMLAH, from the coding sequence ATGAAAATACTCATTGCCGCTGATTCTTTCAAAGACGCCTTGCCCGCCCTGGAAGTTTGCCAGGCCATTGCCCGCGGCCTGCAGCGGGCCCTGCCTCAAGCCGAACCCATTCTCTTCCCCATGGCGGACGGAGGCGAGGGCACCGCCGGAATCCTCACTTTTCACAGCCGGGGCCAGTGGATTGAGAAAGAAGTCAACGACCCCTTATTTCGTCCCATAACCGCCGGTTACGGGCTTTCGGGCGATGGAAGAACGGCCTTTATCGAGATGGCGGCGGCTTCCGGCCTGCCGCTTTTGAAAGAAGAAGAACGCTCCGCGCTGAAGACGACCACTTTCGGCACCGGCGAGCTCATCCTGGACGCCATCCAGCGAGGCGTTCAACGCATCATGCTGGGCATCGGCGGCAGCGCCACCAACGATGCCGGCATAGGCATGGCGGCCGCCCTGGGCTACCGCTTCTTCGACGAAAACGGGGAACGCCTGCCGGCTACCGGAGAGAACCTGGCCAGGGTCTCCACCGTCGACAGCGGCCACCTAAAGGCCCGGCTGGAAGGTTTGGAAGTAGAAGTCTTATGCGATGTCGACAACCCCTTGTTTGGGGAGAAAGGCGCCGCCCACGTCTATGCCCCTCAGAAGGGCGCCAACCCCGAAGGCGTAGCCATCCTCGACGATGGGCTCCGGCATTTTGCCCAACTCCTGGAACATAAGTTCGGCAAAGATTTTGCCCACATCCCCGGCGCCGGAGCAGCCGGCGGCCTGGGCGCCGGGGCCATGGCTTTTCTGGGCGGCCGGCTCCGCCCCGGCATCGAAGCCGTGATGGATTATACCCGTTTTGAAGACCAGCTGGAAGGGGTGCAGATCGTTTTCACCGGCGAAGGCAAGGTCGACTCCCAAACCCTGCACGGCAAGCTCATCTATGGCATCACCCGGCGGGCAAAAGCGGCCGGCGTGCCTGTCGTCGCCCTCTGCGGCGCCCTGCTGGCCAGCCCGGAGGATGTGGATGCCATCGGGCTGAAAGCCGCTTTTTCTATACAGAACCGGCCGGCCAGCCTGGAGACAGCGCTCAAAGAAACGGCGGAGGGGCTGGAGCGCACGGCTTTTCACATTGGGCGGATGCTGGCGCATTAA
- a CDS encoding phosphatase PAP2 family protein: MKWLSFVLSASLLLAFGPVGAQSPYRFSFGKEMAFIGGGGAALAGGALLKNQTTLFTINELERLDPMQVNAFDRGAIDNSSLQAKEASNYFLYGSHVLPLLFVANRQTRHDLGQILFLYGETALMTSGLTLASKYAFRRPRPYVYNTAIDAQEKQKINAKTAFFSGHTSVVAANTFFTAKVFSDYFPDSKWKPVVWATAAAIPAITGYLRVQAGRHYPTDVIAGYAAGALVGYLVPHLHKRPGLKNKGVELYGGTNGALLRVVF, translated from the coding sequence ATGAAGTGGCTATCCTTTGTTCTCAGTGCATCGTTGCTATTGGCCTTTGGCCCCGTTGGAGCTCAGTCTCCCTACCGTTTCAGTTTCGGCAAAGAAATGGCTTTCATCGGCGGGGGAGGGGCAGCCCTGGCGGGAGGGGCATTGTTGAAAAACCAAACCACTTTGTTCACCATCAATGAGTTGGAACGGCTCGACCCCATGCAGGTCAACGCTTTTGACCGGGGGGCCATCGACAACAGCTCTCTCCAGGCCAAGGAAGCCAGCAATTATTTTCTGTACGGCTCCCACGTGCTTCCCTTATTGTTTGTGGCCAATCGCCAAACGCGCCATGATTTAGGCCAGATCCTTTTTCTCTATGGCGAAACCGCGCTGATGACCAGCGGGCTTACCCTGGCCTCCAAATATGCCTTTCGCCGGCCCCGGCCGTATGTATACAACACGGCAATAGATGCGCAGGAAAAGCAAAAGATCAATGCCAAAACGGCTTTTTTTTCCGGCCATACCTCCGTGGTTGCCGCCAATACTTTTTTTACCGCCAAAGTTTTTTCCGATTATTTTCCGGATAGCAAGTGGAAACCCGTGGTGTGGGCCACAGCCGCCGCCATCCCTGCCATTACCGGCTACCTGAGGGTCCAGGCGGGGCGCCATTATCCGACCGACGTCATCGCCGGGTATGCCGCCGGCGCCCTGGTCGGTTATTTAGTGCCGCACCTGCACAAAAGGCCGGGGTTGAAAAACAAAGGCGTGGAGTTGTACGGGGGGACGAACGGGGCGTTGCTCCGGGTGGTGTTTTGA
- a CDS encoding RNA polymerase sigma factor produces MSEEKINLTLILQGCQRGSRNSQRKLYEHFYGYAMNVCLRYSKNREEAVEILNDAFLKVFTKLDQYDPDYPFRAWLRSILVHAAIDYYRKNHKHPAHLELTALTDVAKEEPAMPRISPDEDMIPVLQQLTPVYRMVFTLFVIEGYKHHEIAQMLDISVSTSRSNLLRAKEKLRSILEKGRNRSTKSN; encoded by the coding sequence ATGTCTGAGGAAAAGATCAATCTTACGCTTATTCTTCAAGGGTGCCAAAGGGGCAGCCGGAATAGCCAGCGGAAGCTCTATGAGCATTTCTATGGCTATGCCATGAATGTTTGCCTGCGCTATTCCAAAAACCGGGAAGAGGCAGTGGAAATACTGAATGACGCCTTTCTCAAAGTATTCACCAAGCTGGATCAGTACGACCCCGACTATCCGTTCCGGGCCTGGCTGCGCAGCATCCTCGTCCATGCGGCGATAGATTATTACCGGAAGAACCACAAGCACCCGGCGCATCTTGAGCTTACTGCTTTAACCGATGTAGCAAAGGAAGAACCGGCGATGCCCCGGATTTCGCCCGACGAGGATATGATCCCGGTTCTTCAGCAGTTGACCCCTGTTTACCGGATGGTATTTACACTGTTTGTCATAGAAGGTTATAAACACCACGAGATCGCGCAAATGCTGGACATCAGCGTGAGCACTTCCCGTTCCAACTTATTGCGGGCCAAGGAAAAGCTGAGGAGCATACTGGAAAAAGGAAGGAACAGATCGACAAAATCGAATTGA
- the treF gene encoding alpha,alpha-trehalase TreF: MKYLYWPLILMLTLTTACRQAPEGVVEYRETKQNLPPRERFGDLFVAVQMNQVFPDGKTFVDCTPKYPTDEILDKYQAAKDLESFDLKKFVLENFELPKQYASGYQSDTSRSAAEHINELWPVLTRQPDDTAAVRGTLIPLPNPYIVPGGRFGEIYYWDSYFTMLGLQAAGKVDMIENMIDNFAYLIDTIGFIPNGNRDYFLTRSQPPFFASMVQLLATEKGSEVYQKYLPQLEKEYQFWMNGMEQVNAGNPAAQHVVRLKDGSLLNRYWDRGAYPRAEMYRDDVETAEKSRKGPEELYRHIRSACESGWDFSSRWFADKQNLHTIHTNDIIPVDLNCLLYNLEQTLAGAYTQAGDLENASLFQQRAQQRHQAILRYCWDNAGSFFKDYDFVADSIIDVPSLAGMFPLYFNLAIPGQAEMAAAVLKRDFLKAGGLLTTLNHTGQQWDAPNGWAPLQWISIQGLRNYGYQELANECKQRWVGLNVKVYRNTGKMVEKYNVEDMALLAGGGEYPVQDGFGWTNGVLLRLLMED, encoded by the coding sequence ATGAAATACCTTTACTGGCCACTGATCCTGATGCTCACATTGACCACTGCCTGCCGGCAGGCGCCCGAGGGTGTCGTTGAATACCGCGAGACCAAACAAAACCTCCCGCCCCGGGAACGCTTCGGCGACCTCTTCGTCGCCGTTCAGATGAACCAGGTATTTCCCGACGGGAAAACCTTCGTCGATTGCACTCCGAAATACCCCACCGATGAAATCCTCGACAAATACCAGGCGGCAAAGGATTTGGAGAGCTTCGACCTGAAAAAGTTCGTTCTCGAGAATTTCGAACTGCCCAAGCAGTACGCCTCCGGTTATCAGAGCGACACCAGCCGCAGCGCCGCCGAACACATCAACGAACTCTGGCCTGTGCTCACCCGGCAGCCCGACGACACGGCTGCCGTCCGCGGCACCCTCATTCCGCTGCCCAATCCCTACATCGTGCCCGGCGGCCGTTTCGGGGAAATCTACTACTGGGACAGCTACTTCACCATGCTGGGCCTGCAGGCGGCCGGCAAGGTAGATATGATAGAAAACATGATCGACAACTTCGCCTACCTGATCGATACCATCGGCTTTATCCCCAACGGCAACCGCGACTACTTCCTCACCCGCTCTCAGCCGCCCTTTTTTGCCTCCATGGTGCAACTGCTGGCCACTGAAAAAGGCAGCGAGGTGTATCAGAAGTACCTGCCCCAGCTGGAAAAGGAATACCAGTTCTGGATGAATGGCATGGAGCAAGTCAACGCCGGAAACCCGGCTGCCCAGCATGTAGTAAGGCTGAAAGACGGCAGCCTCCTCAACCGCTACTGGGACAGAGGAGCATACCCCCGCGCCGAAATGTACCGCGACGATGTGGAGACGGCTGAAAAGAGCAGGAAGGGCCCGGAAGAACTGTACCGCCACATCCGCTCGGCCTGCGAATCGGGCTGGGACTTTTCCAGCCGCTGGTTCGCCGATAAGCAGAACCTGCACACCATCCACACCAACGACATCATCCCCGTCGACCTCAACTGCCTGCTCTACAACCTGGAACAAACCCTGGCCGGCGCATACACCCAGGCCGGCGACCTGGAAAACGCCTCCCTTTTCCAGCAGAGGGCGCAGCAGCGCCATCAGGCCATCCTGCGCTACTGCTGGGACAATGCCGGCTCCTTCTTCAAGGATTACGACTTCGTGGCCGATTCCATCATCGACGTTCCTTCTCTGGCGGGCATGTTCCCGCTGTACTTCAACCTGGCCATCCCCGGGCAGGCAGAGATGGCTGCCGCCGTGCTGAAGCGCGACTTTCTCAAAGCAGGCGGCCTGCTGACCACCCTCAACCACACCGGCCAGCAATGGGACGCGCCCAACGGATGGGCGCCCCTGCAATGGATAAGCATACAGGGCCTGCGCAACTACGGCTACCAGGAACTGGCCAACGAGTGCAAACAACGCTGGGTGGGCCTCAACGTCAAAGTCTACCGCAACACCGGCAAGATGGTCGAAAAGTACAATGTGGAGGACATGGCCCTGCTGGCCGGCGGCGGCGAATATCCGGTGCAGGACGGCTTTGGCTGGACCAATGGGGTGTTGTTGAGGTTGCTGATGGAGGATTAA
- a CDS encoding T9SS type A sorting domain-containing protein, producing MKFQTFALQLLFACFLVLQSLPASSCSCPGPYDTVFCAAAGPYQHIIYGKVLERTHPSYARVAVFENIHLTIPYDTIAMMGQDGINCGESLDRLSVGAEYVLALFEEPADGPDTFLLGGCSQNFYPIEGGMVQGQITPGIRDIRYETLRDNIEGLLGCTLANHSFVSEANRWNRRTGWISILTGNGRLYTEIYRFQDTIHRNGQVYRRLWATEDPDLQGWEYTGLAFREEPPGKVYRYWELQQGEELAYDFTAEEGEEIDFGDPNDNFIVHQIDFIQLSDGSSRKRMLVSLARRAPSWTDYWIEGIGSERSPFNPHEAFIFDFYTDLLCYYQNEELLHVTDAANDPEGCYQVIVATQEKSITLNWAVSPNPINNQLNLSFDQPIPHALHLRLLNQLGQEVGERRLPAFTERTSWEVAGLAPGLYFVELQVEGQVVEAKKVVKQR from the coding sequence ATGAAATTCCAGACATTTGCTTTACAGCTATTGTTTGCCTGCTTCCTTGTCCTCCAAAGCCTGCCCGCCAGCAGCTGCAGCTGTCCCGGCCCTTACGACACGGTCTTCTGCGCGGCGGCCGGCCCCTACCAACACATCATCTACGGAAAAGTGCTGGAGCGCACCCACCCTTCCTACGCCCGGGTAGCTGTTTTTGAGAACATCCACCTTACCATTCCCTACGACACCATCGCCATGATGGGCCAGGACGGCATCAACTGCGGGGAGTCTCTGGACCGGCTGTCCGTAGGAGCGGAATATGTGCTGGCTTTGTTTGAGGAACCGGCAGACGGGCCGGATACCTTCCTGCTCGGCGGGTGCAGCCAGAATTTCTACCCGATAGAAGGAGGTATGGTGCAAGGGCAGATCACCCCGGGCATCCGCGACATCCGCTACGAAACGCTTCGGGATAATATAGAAGGCCTATTAGGCTGCACCCTGGCCAATCATTCCTTCGTTTCTGAAGCCAACCGTTGGAATAGACGGACCGGCTGGATCAGCATTCTAACCGGCAACGGCCGTTTGTATACGGAAATCTACCGTTTCCAAGACACCATCCACCGCAACGGGCAGGTGTACCGCAGGCTTTGGGCCACCGAAGACCCTGATCTTCAGGGCTGGGAATATACAGGCCTGGCTTTTCGCGAAGAACCGCCCGGGAAGGTGTATCGGTATTGGGAGCTCCAGCAAGGGGAAGAACTGGCCTACGATTTTACGGCTGAAGAAGGCGAAGAGATTGACTTTGGAGATCCGAATGACAATTTCATTGTCCACCAGATAGATTTTATACAGCTGTCTGACGGCAGTAGCCGCAAACGGATGCTGGTCTCACTCGCCCGCCGTGCCCCTTCATGGACCGATTATTGGATAGAAGGCATTGGCAGCGAGCGCAGCCCTTTTAATCCACATGAGGCCTTTATTTTTGATTTCTATACAGATCTCTTGTGCTATTATCAAAATGAAGAACTGCTGCATGTTACCGATGCTGCCAATGACCCCGAGGGCTGCTATCAGGTGATTGTGGCGACGCAAGAAAAAAGCATAACACTCAACTGGGCCGTTTCCCCTAATCCAATAAACAATCAACTGAACCTCTCTTTCGATCAACCGATACCTCATGCCCTCCACCTGCGCCTACTCAACCAATTGGGGCAAGAAGTGGGCGAACGTCGACTGCCGGCTTTTACCGAACGCACGAGTTGGGAGGTGGCAGGCCTGGCACCGGGGCTGTATTTTGTGGAGCTTCAGGTGGAAGGGCAGGTGGTGGAAGCAAAGAAAGTGGTTAAGCAACGGTAG
- a CDS encoding redoxin domain-containing protein produces the protein MQVSGSLDNELLYKNLQFEATMQPRFQAVGQKMQGLPPDSPEYQKAKEEQEALLAQRKAHLKEIFDNNPQALFTKFKTAGQNPEVRNILKPNGDTDTTAQVYFYRTEFWDNVDFSDERLLHTPVIFNKLKRYMTELTPQHPDSINQAASFLVDKVLNYPEYYKFFANWITIQYEPTKTSLMDSEAVFVHMIQNYFTYDRAFWSDSAEVYSLQLRANEMAGSLVGHKGPDVQAQGPDGKMHAISDIKAPYVVVYMFNPDCEHCQEQSPKLVQFYKEWKSKGVEVFGIGVDTNKEDWSAYLKKVGMNAWPNVFDPTNKAIYGKYFVDITPEIYVLNPDRTIIAKNLKVHQIAEVIERDMGRRQ, from the coding sequence ATGCAGGTATCGGGCAGCCTGGACAACGAGCTGCTGTACAAAAACCTGCAGTTTGAGGCAACGATGCAACCCCGCTTCCAGGCTGTCGGCCAGAAGATGCAGGGCTTGCCTCCCGACAGCCCCGAATACCAAAAGGCAAAGGAAGAACAGGAGGCCCTGCTCGCCCAGCGCAAGGCCCACCTGAAAGAAATTTTTGACAACAACCCCCAGGCCTTGTTTACCAAATTCAAAACCGCCGGCCAAAACCCGGAGGTCAGGAATATCCTCAAGCCCAACGGCGACACCGACACCACCGCCCAGGTGTACTTCTACCGCACCGAATTCTGGGACAATGTCGACTTCAGCGACGAGCGGCTGCTCCACACCCCGGTCATCTTCAACAAGCTCAAGCGGTACATGACCGAACTGACGCCCCAGCACCCGGACTCCATCAACCAGGCCGCCAGCTTCCTGGTCGACAAAGTGCTCAACTACCCCGAATACTATAAGTTCTTCGCCAACTGGATCACCATCCAGTACGAGCCGACCAAAACCAGCCTGATGGATTCGGAGGCCGTCTTCGTGCACATGATCCAGAATTATTTTACCTACGATCGGGCCTTCTGGTCAGATAGCGCCGAGGTGTACTCCCTGCAGTTGCGCGCCAACGAGATGGCCGGCAGCCTGGTCGGCCACAAAGGCCCCGACGTGCAGGCCCAGGGCCCCGACGGGAAAATGCATGCCATCTCCGACATCAAGGCGCCCTACGTAGTAGTCTATATGTTCAACCCGGATTGCGAGCACTGCCAGGAGCAGAGCCCCAAGCTGGTGCAGTTCTACAAAGAGTGGAAAAGCAAGGGAGTGGAAGTTTTTGGCATCGGGGTGGATACCAATAAAGAAGACTGGAGCGCCTACCTCAAAAAGGTGGGCATGAATGCCTGGCCCAACGTGTTCGACCCCACCAATAAAGCCATCTACGGCAAATATTTTGTGGACATCACCCCCGAGATTTACGTGCTCAACCCAGACCGCACCATCATCGCCAAGAACCTGAAGGTGCATCAGATCGCGGAGGTGATCGAGCGGGATATGGGGAGGCGGCAGTAG